TTCTCGCGACGATATCCTCGTGCGGGATGTTCACGGCACCGGGGAGGCTCACCCCGCTCCGGGAATCGGGCACCCGCGTGTCCACCAGCGCAGCGCCCCGGTCGAGCAGTTCGATCACCTCGAGTTCACCGACGGTCGCCACGCCCGCCACCACCTGCATCGGCTGCACCTCGCCCCAGGTCGTCTCCACCACCGTGCGGTCGGCTTCACCCTCCAGCGGGCGGGGAACGTTCTGGGGATCGCCGTCGCGCGTACGATCGGCACGCCTGATCTGCTGCTCGTTCGTCACGAGCCGGACTCTACGGGAGAGCAGTCGCGCTTCGCGGGATTGCCGGAATCCCACTCCCGCTGGGCGAGCATCGCCGTACCCATCCATCGTCGCAGGTAGCGGCGCAGATCGTCGTCGGAGCGTGGCGGGGTTCCCGGCGAGACGAAGAACGACTGCATCGTGCGCAGCACGTACTCGACCAGCTCCGCGAGGGAGTCGTCGTCGTAGCCGTGTTCCTCCCAGTCGACGTCGAACCGCTTGATCATCGCCATGCCGAACATCCACGCCTCCTCCGAGGCGATCGCTTCGGGATGCGGGTTCGAATAGGTGCTCGACAGCAGGATGCCGAGATGCGGGGTGCGACGCACCTCCGCGAGCGTGTAGACCACACCTTCGGTCATGGCCTCGACCGGATCGTCGAGTCCCGCGACCTGCCGGGTGAGTCGTTCCAGGAATCCTTCGACCGAGGCGATGGCGGCCGCACGCATGAGGGCGTCCGCGCTGGGGAAGTAGCGGTAGACCGTCTGGCGGATCACCCCGAGGGACTGGGCCACATCGGCGATGTTGATCTCCGCGCCGGTCCGGTCGATCAGGTCGACGGCGGCGGCAACGATCCGCTGCGACGCCTCTTCGTCGTCGGCGGGAGGACTCCCACCCCACCCACGTCTACGTGCCACTTCGCGCTTCCTCGAGCCGTCGCCTGGAGAAGGCCCGACGGTAACACAGCCGACCTCGGTGGATGTGGTGCGAAACGGGCT
This window of the Rhodococcus pyridinivorans genome carries:
- a CDS encoding TetR/AcrR family transcriptional regulator; translated protein: MARRRGWGGSPPADDEEASQRIVAAAVDLIDRTGAEINIADVAQSLGVIRQTVYRYFPSADALMRAAAIASVEGFLERLTRQVAGLDDPVEAMTEGVVYTLAEVRRTPHLGILLSSTYSNPHPEAIASEEAWMFGMAMIKRFDVDWEEHGYDDDSLAELVEYVLRTMQSFFVSPGTPPRSDDDLRRYLRRWMGTAMLAQREWDSGNPAKRDCSPVESGS